Proteins from one Tolypothrix sp. NIES-4075 genomic window:
- a CDS encoding HNH endonuclease: MFGALKDLQKEGRTSPSYWVQIMAARQRKTLVVCQQCHMDIHAGRATQRTNTDM; this comes from the coding sequence ATGTTCGGGGCGCTTAAGGACTTACAAAAGGAAGGAAGAACCTCACCGTCTTATTGGGTTCAAATTATGGCAGCACGACAACGTAAAACCTTGGTTGTGTGTCAACAATGTCACATGGATATCCATGCAGGACGTGCAACCCAAAGAACTAACACTGATATGTAA